In the Acidobacteriota bacterium genome, ACGCCGAAGAGAACGCCCCGCGCGGCGCCGGCGGCCTCCGGAGACGCGAGGGAGAAGGACGCCCGCACCGCCTCCCTGTCGGCGAAGATGTCGAACCTCTTGATCACCTCGATCGATGTCTCGACCGCGGGCGAGGAGGGGATTCTCAGGGCGACGCGCCGGCGCAGCGTGACGCTCACCGCCCGATCCCCACGGGAGATCTCCACCGTCGGAGCCCCGTCGGCGCGCCCGAGGTCCGCGATCGCGACCGTCATGAGCTGCGCGGGCGTCGCGTCGGCCGGGAGGAACCTCTCGAGGAAGCTGCGCCGCTCCGCGGAATCGGCCACGAGGTGCTCGGGAAGATCCGGCGGCGCCTCGGGGCGCCGCTCGTGGATGTTGATGCGCCCGAATTCGGGCGCGGCGGCCGCGTGCCCCGCGGCCGCGGAGGCGCGCGACGCCTCCCGGGCCTCCTCGTGGTACGCCTCGGTCCGGCGCGTGAGCGTGCAGCCGAGCGTGAGCGGCCGCCGCGTGAAATCGAGGACCGACACCGCGCCGCCGCCGGCCGGCTCGATGAGGAGGCCCATCCGCGACGTCTCGATCGAGATCTCGGGGGCGTCCGCGTCATCCACGCTGGCGAGCTCCACCCGCACCCCCGTCGCGTCGGGGGCCGCGTCCCACGCGGCGGCGGCCGCGCGGGCGAGCTCGTCCTGGATGGCGCGCCGGATGTGAGGCAGGTAGAGGCCGCCGAAGAGGCCGTGCCAGTAGCCGCAGTTGCACTGCGATCGCCACAGGTGCCGCCTCGCGGGCGAGGGGACGCCGCGGCGCGCCGCCTCGCCGTCGAGAGCGTCGAGGCGGCGGCTGAGGGCGCGACCGCGCGCGACGCTGCGGCGCGACTCGGGGTAGCGCGCCAGGTACGAGCGGAAGAAGCCCCCCTTCACGAACGACCGCATCGGCTCCCACTCCCCCTTGTCCCGGAGGCGGTGGGCCATCTCCTCGAACCGGCGCCGCTTCCCGGGAGGAAGCGACCACTCCCCCATCTCGAAGTAGGAGCTCTCGGGGAGGTAGATCCGGCCTCGCGACGGCAGCGCGTCGCGCGCCTCGGCGAAGGTCGTCGTCAGCAGCCAGCCTTCCTCCTGCGCCTTCTCGAGCGCGGAGAGGAAGCGATCGAGCCAGCCGCCGCCGTGCACCCACTCCCAGGTGTCGGGCCACAGGCCGTACTTCTCGCCGTCGTCCATCATCACGACGACGTCGCCGCGCCCCCGGCGCTCGAAGAGGGCCCTCACCGTCTCCTCGGGCTCGCGGAACGGGATCAGGTAGCGCAGCTCCTCGCTGATCGGGAAGAGGCCGATCGACTCCCCGTCCTGCTCGGTGGTGTAGTAGCCGCCCACGGGATCCTCGTCGACCGATCCCAGGAAGTGGTAGTCGTCGAGGAGCGTGTACTCGACCCCGGCGCGCTTGAGATCGGCCGCGAGGCCCGGCTCCCAGACGCGCTCGGCGAGCCACATGCCCCGCGCCTTCGCGCCGAGCTTCTCGTCGATCCAGCGGGTGAGGCAGCGGATCTGCCCCTCGCGATCCGCCGGCGGGATCAGCGTCAGGATCGGCTCGTAGAATCCTCCGGAGAGGATCTCGATCTGGCCGCGCGCGGCGAGGCGCCGGAGCGCGTCGAGATGAGCGGGGCGCTCGGCCTCGAGCCACTCGAGGAGGCACCCCGAGTAGTGAGCCACCGCCCGGACCTTCGGGTGCCTCTCGAACGCGGCCAACAGCGGATCGTACGCCCGCTCCGCGGCCTTCGCGATCACCTCCGGAAAATTGCCGACCGGCTGATGATTGTGGATCCCGAAGATGAAGCGGACCGTCCCCTCGGGCTGCATCAGACGCTCCAGTCGAATGAAGGCGCCGCGTCGAAGGAGATCTCCCCTTCGCGGGGGAGCCTCTCACCGGGGCCCGCCGCGGCCAGGAGCGAGACGGAGAAGGCGACGCGATCCCCGTCCCGGGCCGGAACGGCTGCGAGCGGGACGTCGATCTCGACGATCGTGTCGAGCGCGCAGGCCACGCCCGCGACGTCGGCCGAAGGCTCGCCCCCCGCACCCCGCCGGATCGCGACCCTCAGGCTCGCGGGGCTCGTGATCGCCACGACGATCGCCGCGTCGTCGAGCAGCGCCGCCGCGGTGGGACCGGACGGATCCACGCGGATGAAGAGATGCCCCGGGCTCCAGCCGAAGGCCACGCGCTCGATTCTCACGGCGCCCGGGCTCATCGAGCCGAGCCCCGAGGCGCGGTCGCACACCCCCGCGAGGAGCCACTCGAAGTAATCGCTTCGCCGCCCGTCGAGGGTGACCCTCACCGCGCCGCTCGGCGGCTCGAAGGGGGCGCGCCTCCGCCCCATGATCGGCTCGCCGAGCGCCGGAGGGGAAGCCTCTCCGAGAAGGCGCCACGTCTCCGCGAGCAGGCTCCGGAACGTCGCGTCGAAGATCGAGTCCTCCTCCGAGGAATGCTCGTCGCCATACCACCAGAACCAGTCGCTTCCCTCGGCCGCCTGCAGGCACTTCCACGCCATGTCGCGATCGGCGCCGTCGATCGAGGGCGCTCTCCGCTCGAAGGCGTCGCGCGCGTCGCGCAGGAGATCCCACCCACGGTTCTTCTCGGGGTGGCCGATCCACGTCGTGAAGTCCGAGCGGATCCACGAGCCGGCGCGCAGCCGCTCGAGTCGCCGCGGCGCCGGTGAGGCCTCGAGGTAGCGCGAGAACGACGTCGTCGCCAGCCCCGCAGTGCTCGTGAGCGCACGATACAGCGCCGAGAGGAAGGGAACGCCGTTCTCCGCGTAGTGCTCCCAGGCGTTCTCACCGTCGAGGATGATGGGAACGACCGCGTCCTCCGCTCCCGATCCGAGGTGGTCGCGAATCCGCTGCAGGCGCCCGACGAGGTCCGCGGCCGCGTCCTCCCCCCGCCACGACGAGTACGTGAACCCGACGAGATCGGAGATCTCGCGATCCCGGAAGAAGAGCGCCGGCGGGGAGTCCCTGAGCCTCCACGCCGCGGAGAGATCCGACGTCGTCGGACGGGGGCGCCATCCGCCGCCGGAGAGGGCGAGAGCCGCCGCGAGGATCCCCTCGTCGCTCGCCGCCCAGGAGACGCCGTTCGCGCCGAGGATGTCGATCGTCTCCTCGCTCAGCGATCCCTCCGAGGGCCAGACCCCCCTCGGGCGCACGCCGAAGACCGCCTCGTGGCGGCTCACCGCGGATCGGATCTGCTCGGCGGCGTCCGCCGGGCGCCGGAACGGCGGCCTCGGCACGAAGAGCGCCGGCGCCGCCTCGAGGGCGCTCTCGGAATCGCACAGCAGGGGGAGGATCGGGTGATAGTAGGGGGAGGTGCTGAACTCGAGGGCGCCCCCGCGCGCGATCTCCCGGAGCGCGGGGAGAACTCCCCCCAGGAACTCGTGCTGCGTCGCGAGGAGCGCCGCCTTGTCGTCCTCGGTGAACCCCTCCCCCTTGGCGAGGAGCCCGCGCACGACCTCGTGACGCTTCAGCGTCTCCCCCGACCACGCGAGGTGGAACCAGACGATCAGGTCGCGGAAGTCGTGCGGCTTGAACCGGCGCGCGGCGTCCCGGTACGTGCCGTCGGACCCCCGCCCGCCCCGCTTGTGGAAGAGGTTCACGTAACGGGGGAAGGGGGCGATGAGGGTCCTGTAGGGGACCGAGAAGAAGAGGCCCAGGATCGCGAGATGCTCCTCCTCCGTCAGCGCGCCGGCGTCCCGCGAGGCGAGCTCGAGCGCCGGGTCAGCCGTCCGGCCGTTCGCGAGATCGTCGAGCTGATCGACGAGGGAGGGGACGAGATTGAATGTCAGCTCGAGCCCCGGGTGCGCCACGGCCAGCGCCGCCATGTCGTGGTAGTCCTTGAGCGCGTGGAGCCGGACCCACGGGAGGGACGCGGTCGCGCGGATGGGGTTCACATAAAGAGGTTGGTGAAAGTGCCAGAGGATGGCGACGCGAAGCGTGGGTGACGCGATGGGGGCCTCCGGCACGGGGGTGGGATGGGACGGCGGCGATTATAGGAACCCCCCGCCGGAAGCGTCAACGCGCGCCGCGCCCGTGTGGTGGTCGACATTGGGGCGTGGGGGCGTGTGGGACGAGCCCGGGTACCCGCGCGGGCGTCGGCGCCACCCGTCATCAAACAAGACGGCGCCGCCCGCGTGGGTGGGCGAGCGAACCCGAGGCCGAGCGCGATTACTTCCCGCGCGGAGGCCGACCCCCACGCCCCAATGTCGACCACCACCCCCAGCCCTCAAGCGGGGCGGAAATCGGCCGATTCACTCAAAGACGGAAGGACGGAGCCCCGCCCGCCGTGCGCTCGACGGCACGGCACGCGCCTTGGGAAACCGCCCCGCCTGGGAGCGAGATCATGAGCGGCGTGAGCGTTTCGGTCGGCCGGGCCGCCGGTGCCACGTTACAGAAGGTGCTGGAGGAGAAGGGCCTCGTCACCGCCGAGGAGCTGCAGCGGGCCCGCCGCGTCTGGGATCGACTGGAGCAGAAGGGGCCGTTCGGCGCGCATCTCGTGGCCCTGGGCCTCGTCACCCGCGAGCAGCTCGAGGCGGCGCAGTCGGCGATCCGGGAGTCGCTCTCCCCCGCGGAGATCCTCGTCGAGATGGGGCGCCTCACCCCCGAGGCCCTCGCCCGCGCGGACGCGGCCGCGCACCGCGCCGGCGCTCCCGTCGAGTCTGAGCTCGTCGCCTCCGGGGCGACGACCGAGGAGTCGCTGCTCGAGGCGCGCGCCGCCAAGCACGGCCTCGAGGTGATCGCGCTCGAGCCGGAGATGATCGACCTGGGCCCTTACCGCCGGGTTCCGGCCTCCACGTGGCGCCGGCTCCAGGTCCTCCCGATCGCGCTCCCGAGCGGAAGCTGCGGCCTCGCGATGCCCCGGGTCGACGCCGACGCCATCCTCGAGATCCGCGACGCCGTGGGAAGGAATCCGGTCACGAGGCTCTGCAGCGCGACGGCGATGAGCGCGACGCTCAAGGCGCTCGAGACGCCGCCCCGGCCGCCGGCGGGCGCCCCCCCTGCCGTCGAGGCGCCGCGCGACGGCAGCACCGCCGAGATCGTCGATCGCCTCATCCGCACGGCGCGGCGCGAGCGCGCGAGCGACATCCACATCGAGCCCGGCGAGACGAAGTCCCGCGTGAGGCTCCGGATCGACGGGCGGCTCGTGCCGATCGCCGAGCTCGGCGCCGAGCAGGGACGCGCCGTGACGGAGCGGCTCAAGATCCTCGCCGGGTGCGATTTCACCGATCGCACGCGCCACCAGTGCGGCCGCTTCTCCGTGGGCGTCGACAACGAGAGCGTCGACGTCACCGTCTCGACCTTCGTCTCGGGGCACGGAGAGGATCTCGTCCTCCGGATCCTGGCCCGGAAGGTGGGGCTGGTCGGGCTCGAGCGGCTCGGCCTCTCGCCGATCATGCTCCGCGAGCTCGTCGACCAGGGGCTGTCGAGCCCCGAGGGGCTCTTCCTCGTGACCGGGCCGAGGGGGAGCGGGCGCACGACGACGCTCTTCAACGCCATCGACTACTGCAACGACGTCTCGCTCAAGATCATCTCCGCCGAGGATCCGGCCGAGTTCTCCCTCCAGGGAATGATCCAGTGGTCCCGCCGCCCGGCCGGCGGCCCCACGGTCGCCGAATCGATCCGCGCCAGCCTCAACCAGGATCCGGACGTGGTCGTCATCGGCGAGATCCTCGACGCGGAGACGGCGGCGCTCGCCGTCGAAGCGGCGCTCCGCGGCCACCGCGTGTTCGCCACCTTCCGGACGGAGAGCGCCGCGGGGGCCGTCGTGCGCCTCCTCGACATGGGGATGGAGCCGTTCCTCGTCGGCTCGACCGCCCGCGCCGTGCTCGCGCAGAGGCTGGTGCGGCGCATCTGCCCCGAGTGCGCGGAGGAGGCGTCCCCGCCCGCCTCGGAGCTGCGCCTCCTGGGAATCTCCCCGCGCGACGCGGCCGCCTACCCGCTGCGGCAGGGACGCGGATGCCCCGGGTGCCACATGACCGGCTACCGCGGGCGGATGGGCGTCTTCGAGCTGGTCGTGGTCGGCGACGCCCTCCGCGACGCGATCCTCGAGCGCGCGCCGCTCCGGGAGATCGAGCGCCTCTGCCTCGACG is a window encoding:
- a CDS encoding glycoside hydrolase — its product is MPEAPIASPTLRVAILWHFHQPLYVNPIRATASLPWVRLHALKDYHDMAALAVAHPGLELTFNLVPSLVDQLDDLANGRTADPALELASRDAGALTEEEHLAILGLFFSVPYRTLIAPFPRYVNLFHKRGGRGSDGTYRDAARRFKPHDFRDLIVWFHLAWSGETLKRHEVVRGLLAKGEGFTEDDKAALLATQHEFLGGVLPALREIARGGALEFSTSPYYHPILPLLCDSESALEAAPALFVPRPPFRRPADAAEQIRSAVSRHEAVFGVRPRGVWPSEGSLSEETIDILGANGVSWAASDEGILAAALALSGGGWRPRPTTSDLSAAWRLRDSPPALFFRDREISDLVGFTYSSWRGEDAAADLVGRLQRIRDHLGSGAEDAVVPIILDGENAWEHYAENGVPFLSALYRALTSTAGLATTSFSRYLEASPAPRRLERLRAGSWIRSDFTTWIGHPEKNRGWDLLRDARDAFERRAPSIDGADRDMAWKCLQAAEGSDWFWWYGDEHSSEEDSIFDATFRSLLAETWRLLGEASPPALGEPIMGRRRAPFEPPSGAVRVTLDGRRSDYFEWLLAGVCDRASGLGSMSPGAVRIERVAFGWSPGHLFIRVDPSGPTAAALLDDAAIVVAITSPASLRVAIRRGAGGEPSADVAGVACALDTIVEIDVPLAAVPARDGDRVAFSVSLLAAAGPGERLPREGEISFDAAPSFDWSV
- a CDS encoding DUF1926 domain-containing protein, whose product is MQPEGTVRFIFGIHNHQPVGNFPEVIAKAAERAYDPLLAAFERHPKVRAVAHYSGCLLEWLEAERPAHLDALRRLAARGQIEILSGGFYEPILTLIPPADREGQIRCLTRWIDEKLGAKARGMWLAERVWEPGLAADLKRAGVEYTLLDDYHFLGSVDEDPVGGYYTTEQDGESIGLFPISEELRYLIPFREPEETVRALFERRGRGDVVVMMDDGEKYGLWPDTWEWVHGGGWLDRFLSALEKAQEEGWLLTTTFAEARDALPSRGRIYLPESSYFEMGEWSLPPGKRRRFEEMAHRLRDKGEWEPMRSFVKGGFFRSYLARYPESRRSVARGRALSRRLDALDGEAARRGVPSPARRHLWRSQCNCGYWHGLFGGLYLPHIRRAIQDELARAAAAAWDAAPDATGVRVELASVDDADAPEISIETSRMGLLIEPAGGGAVSVLDFTRRPLTLGCTLTRRTEAYHEEAREASRASAAAGHAAAAPEFGRINIHERRPEAPPDLPEHLVADSAERRSFLERFLPADATPAQLMTVAIADLGRADGAPTVEISRGDRAVSVTLRRRVALRIPSSPAVETSIEVIKRFDIFADREAVRASFSLASPEAAGAARGVLFGVELNLSLVESMTRVAAGAGAPRDLAGPWAESSVTVARIEETYRRFRATLRLSPAAALWHHPVRSVSRCESGFELIYQGSAFLALWPLASLARGETTLEIAIEDLVPGPAGSSRPDGKALA
- a CDS encoding type II/IV secretion system protein codes for the protein MSGVSVSVGRAAGATLQKVLEEKGLVTAEELQRARRVWDRLEQKGPFGAHLVALGLVTREQLEAAQSAIRESLSPAEILVEMGRLTPEALARADAAAHRAGAPVESELVASGATTEESLLEARAAKHGLEVIALEPEMIDLGPYRRVPASTWRRLQVLPIALPSGSCGLAMPRVDADAILEIRDAVGRNPVTRLCSATAMSATLKALETPPRPPAGAPPAVEAPRDGSTAEIVDRLIRTARRERASDIHIEPGETKSRVRLRIDGRLVPIAELGAEQGRAVTERLKILAGCDFTDRTRHQCGRFSVGVDNESVDVTVSTFVSGHGEDLVLRILARKVGLVGLERLGLSPIMLRELVDQGLSSPEGLFLVTGPRGSGRTTTLFNAIDYCNDVSLKIISAEDPAEFSLQGMIQWSRRPAGGPTVAESIRASLNQDPDVVVIGEILDAETAALAVEAALRGHRVFATFRTESAAGAVVRLLDMGMEPFLVGSTARAVLAQRLVRRICPECAEEASPPASELRLLGISPRDAAAYPLRQGRGCPGCHMTGYRGRMGVFELVVVGDALRDAILERAPLREIERLCLDVPGYLTLTEDAVIKALQGLTTLSEVIHRTPRAHIRPARQLMERAS